TGTGAATTACAACTGCAGAGTGAGGCGTAAATAAATCCCCTTCCCCGACAGTCACACACATGGATGCAGACTAGAGCAGTTCAAGTCATCCTGACAGATATGCCTGGACTTGTTGGCAGAAGGAACTATTTGAGTCACTGGAATCTGAACATTTTGTCTTGTCATAATCCTGGCATTGCAGCTGGAAAGACAGGGTGGAACCAGTGAGAAACATTGAGGGGGAAGCCAGTTTTAGGGCTATAAAAAAGAGTGGTGTCACCATTTCATCCCAAGAAAATTTCACCCTTCTAAAGATTATCATGAAATAAACAGCTGGGCCTGTTTGCAAAATGACACTGGCATCCAAAAGCCCAATTGAGCCACTAAACTGGAGAGCCAGGATATAAGGTTTTCAAATCAGGGCGGAGGACAGGATAATGGCTGGAGGGTTACTCAGGGGGATCGGGTACATGTCAAAAGTCAAAATAGTGGTTACAATTTTTCAGTTCTTTAATTACAATCTTTTAAAAGTTCATTATCACCATGTCAAGAGTGTTCATGCCACCCCTTAAGCTAACCCTCAGCCCCAGAACTGGTGAAATTGACTATTAGTCCTTACAAATCTAAGGTTTCCCAGCATGGAAGAGAGCAAGCTGGGGCATGTTTGCTGACTGGGATTCTGCTGTTGGCTTTTAATAACTGTTCCTGCCAAAAAGGGAAGTGAAATCCTAGAGCACTCATGATTTCAGTGCTTTGATTTCTGAAAAGAGTCATGTAGCAAGTGGGCCTttcgtggggcggggggggggacacacacaggAGGAGATTGGGCATTTGCCAGGGCTCTGTTTGTTACCTTGGGGCTCTGAAGCACTCTAATCCCCTTTATCTCTATGTACACAGCATGACCCTTCATAAGCCAGCAGAGAGGGAGTCTCTACCCCGGGAGCCTCTAATATATTCTCTGGAGCTTTTTTACCTAATGAACAATCCAGTGGACACTTCCTTTAAGCTGGTTGAAAGATGCATGTGGTCAGAGGCAGCTTGGACTAGTAAAAGGAGCTAACTCGACCCTAATTCCTGCTGTTTCTCTTTTGCATTTCTTGCAGGTCGGACAGTGAATCTCCGTGGTGCTGCTGTGTTAGAGTTGCACAAGCTACAGGTAAAGATTGGTTGGTTTAAAAATGTAGGGAAATGTTACTATTGAGATTTTAAAGAGTTTTTACAAAAATCTTGAGTGTGGGACCAAGCAGTTGGCGTTTCTCTCTTTAGTATTTGGGCAGCAATTTCAATAGAATGGCCTCCCTTGCTTAGAGACGCACCCCATATAAAACAGTCAATGTTGATTGTCCTCAATTGCTCTCTCAGCTTTTCAGATACAGTCTGTCCACTAGGTGTCAAGGCTGTGCTACAAAATGGATGCTCTAAACTCTAGTCAAAGTTACATTCACCAGTGGtgtcacaaaacaaaatgggatTCATAATGACTCAGACATCTCCCTAAATGTTCACACCAGCTATTATTACATTACATCCCCTCCCATCCATCACAGCTCCAGCTCTCATGAGACAGTCCTAGCTTGATACCCAgcccttctctgacccctctctggGTCAGCTCCAGTTCAGTTCTGGGCTGGCTTCATTGGGTCAGAGCCATGCATACTGTGGAGTTGCAGGATGCAAGAATCAGCTCGCTGCAGGGAGGTTAGACATCATACAGCCTTAAAGAAGAGGGATAAAGGGATGGGTGGGGCATTGATGTATTTGCATGCCCTTTTTCCTGGCTTGCCTGGCAGACACCACAGCCTGGGGAAGGGATTTGCATAGGGACAGCACAGAGACAAAGGTGTCATAACAGCTTAATATGGAGATACAGACAAATTCTTGCAGAGGGCAGTAGGGAGTCCTGCCTACATGGGGAGAGAAGGGACGTAACCCTCCTGAAGCCTCAAGCATAGAGGCCACAGCCAGACCCAGGAAACCAACCTGGTCTAGGGATGTACATTCATCTTTCTCTTGTGCCCACACAGCGTGACCCCTGACACTGAACAATGGGGAGACCCAGGAAAAACCCTGACAGCACAGCCTCACCTCGTCAAGCTGCAACTGTGCCCAAAGTCACCCCAGCAGCACCCCgttcctctgcctcctctaccCAGGCCAAGACAACACCCACAGCCAGCCGACCTACGAGCACTCAGGCTGCTGGGAGTTCAGGCACCAGCAGGGCACAGACAGACAAGCCAAccagcagcaccactgccagaaGAGCCGGGCAAAGCTCTTCCCAATCAAGGGCCActgcagcacatggcagtgatcAAGGAGACACCAAGATAAGCTACAGAGTGACAGCTAAGAACCTCACAGTAACTAGTGGAGGGAAACCTTGCTCCACAACACCTAAAGTACCTGCCGGTGCCGACCCCTGCCTGGGAGGGAGTCAATCCAGCCGCTCTCGGGCCAATACCACTGACCAGGGCAAAGCAAGCAAATTTCCCTCCCTGCTGACAAGAGAAGATGTGGTGAAAGTGGAGAGGGAAACCCGGGGCCAGAGGGACAATCCCAAGTGGTATGAGTGGCGGAAAAACCGCATCACGGCCTCAGTTGCACCCAGGATCGCTAACAGCAAGTTTGTCAATGGCAGGAGCTCAGAGGTGCCCCAGTCTTATCTCAAGGCTGTGGTGAGCTCCGGGTCCAAAATGCAGACACCAGCCATGTCCTGGGGCATCCGAAATGAGAAAAAGGCAGTGCAGGCATATGAGCAGCTCCAGTCCAGGAGGACAGGTAGACCTGTGAAGGTGGAGGAGTGTGGCCTCTTCATTCACCCAGGGAAGGAGTGGCTCGCAGCCAGCCCAGATGGAATTGTCAGAGAAGCAGATACAGGGAAGCTACTGGGGCTACTGGAGGTCAAGTGTCCCTATAAGCACAGAGACAAGACAGTGAAAGAGGCCTGTAAGGACACAGCCTTCTGCCTGGAAGTGGATGGTGAGCTCTACTCCTTGAAGAGAAACCATCCCTACTACACTCAGGTGCAGTGCCAGCTGGCAACAACGGGCTTCGACAGGGCTGACTTTGTGGTTCACACCAACAAAGATACAGTCATCGCCTCAGTGGACTTTGATGCAGGGTTCTGGGAGAGAACTGAGCCCAAGCTGGAGAAGTTCTACATTGAGGCTGTGATTCCCCACCTGGAGGAGAAGAGAGGCAACTCAGTTTGGGTTAAGGAAGAATAATGTAATTGGGACATCTGGCCACTACCCCACCAGGGTGCTTCTGTCTTCACCAGATGCCATTATAGATTAATGGACTATTTCTGATTCTGCCACAGCAGAACTATGGGATCTGGAATATGATACCTGCTGAGTCCTGGTCTATGTTTTAAAAATTAGTGCTAACTAGTTACATTTGTTCCCTAAATGCTTTAGTTATGTCTACCTaatctccagtgtagacatggctaggtCTTCTAATGAACTAGTTCCTACACTGAGCAGTAACTATCTCCagtacagctgcagcactgctgcgGTAGTGGCTGTAATGTAGATATTGCTTGAGCCTGGACTCTTCTttcctatttagattgtaagcgccATGGGGCAAGGATTGTATCTGCCTGTCTCTCCtacaggaagaagaacaggagtacttgtggcaccttagagactaacaaatttattagagcataagctttcgtggactacagcccacttcttcggctgtagtccacgaaagcttatgctctaataaatttgttagtctctaaggtgccacaagtactcctgttcttctttttgcggatacagactaacacggctgctactctgaaacctcttctACAGGAGTGGAAACACAGGGAATGATTTAATGCTTCTGTCCCAACCCTTGGCATTTAGTGCTCTGGGATTGAACTGATTGCCTGTCTGTGTAGACAactttacctcacccaccttcttctCTAAACCCTGAACTAGACCATTTCACAGGCAGACCAACTTATTTCCCCAGAGATGGCAtactttgcagcagctgccagGCACTGGAATAAGAAGCTCAAAAGAGGGCAGCTGTTGAGAGAAAGGtgatctcacccatcttgtgtctcaCATATCCTGAGGccaacacagttacaacaaaACTGCATAGTTCAAGGTTGTCTGGGGAGAGGGCTGGATTCCATTTAATGGTCTGGGGTGTAAGTTCAGGACTAAACTTGAATTTTAGTCCACCAAGGaatccttgctgctgtcaagggcAGGTTTGCCAAAGATCAAACACAAGGTATGGACTTTAAGGGGTAACTGAACTTATAATTATGGGCTGTATTGTCAATTCAGCATCACACAAAGGGATAATGTGTTCTGCTTTAGATGGACTGCTGTTTCTTCTCTTGCCATCTTCCCTCACAACCTCTTTCCCAGTCtgttaaaatgatcagcaattAACTCGTTAACTGCTTACATTTAAAGTGTTAGTAGGATTTGGAGTCCACCCCTCGCCCCATGATAATGTGAACCATGAGCACAGGCATGTACCTGGTGTGGTTCACCCCTGTCCCTGATGCCTGTCCGTTTtgcggcatgagggagaccccGGCTTgtgtgcaccaggttgcagccccttttctggCTCCTCCTGGACCCACTTTTGCATTTTCTCCCCACACCTTCTCATATACGCAcaccccatctgtggccccacaaagtcgtgGGACCTCCTAGTgatggccaaagtggccatctaTATCTCCAGGGAGAGTATGTTGGCTGAGGGGGttctctgcgactgtggggcctatttctgttcCATTCTCTGAGGGGTCTTCAGCCATGGGTGGGCTTATGCCCACCCACTTCCCCCGAACCCAATAGGACCCCATGAGAATTTGGGGGAAAGGCTTACATGTCAGAGCTActctttcaggctgtctgcagatgcAGGAAGACAACACTGCATCCATCAATTAACtcaggggtcagcagcctttcagaagtgatgtgccaagtcttcatgtattccctctaatttaaggttttgcgtgctagtaatacattttaacgtttttagaaggtctctttctagaagtctataaaatataaactattgtatgtaaagtaaataaggtttttaaaatgtttaagaagcttcatttaaaattaaattaaaattcagagcctCCCCggagcggtggccaggacccgggcagtgtgagtgagtgccactgaaaatcggctcgTGTGCTGCAGGCTGCCTACCCCTGAATTAACCTTTCAAATGTGAACCAAGTATAACTACACAACCATGAGATTCcccagagacttttttttttttaaatgaaagcttatttCTTCAATAGCTGACTCTGCCATGTGTGTCCCAGCAACAGGTAGAGCAGCCTATGCCTTTGAAATCACTGTTTTGGTTAATTTCAGTTGCTCCTAAAGTGTCTAAATAAAATAATCACTTTGGGTGATTCTCTTGTGATTTGTAGAGGAAACCAGTTGTGGAGCTATAATTAACGCAGGGGGACTGGATAGGGTACTGCAGCAGAGGGGCTCAGTACCAGGAGTGGGTGTCTGCTCACACACACAAGGACAGCACACCCATTTGAGCTGCTTGTATTAACATAAATGTCTTGTAGCCTGGGGTTGTGCCTGCCTCCCAGTTTCTCCCATGGTTGAACTGGTGCTTTCAGTGGGTGTTGGAATTCCCTCATTTCCAGAGTTCCCCACAGCACAACAGGAGCCAGACTACCACCTCGTAATCAATAGTGCTGTGTACATCTCAAATAGAAAACAGCAGTAATTTCACTCAAAGCCCTAGATGAGGCCTGTTTTCAGCTGCTTACATCACAGATGGGAAAAATGCCATCAGTCCTATCTCTCTCTCAGTCTGCGGCTAGCAGATACATTCTAGTACTCTAGTCTGAGATTTTAGTGCCCCAGCTGACTATCTCCTACTTTTTCCAGTGGGAGACTGCATCTGAGCCTGatccagctcagagccctggtGTTCTCCCTGTTCCTTACATTACGTTTCTGTTTGCTCCATTTCCTCTCATTCTGCCTAGTTTTACACACGCTTGCACTTCCACAACCATTTCTTTCCCAGGGCAAGAGGCTTGTACTCTTCAAACACATGTAGACAGACTCTTCCATTCTTTGGATTTTTAACTCCCCAGGATCCACCAAACTCCCAATGAAGACTGAGCCATGGTAGAAAAGACATGGCTTGGGACCATTCCCACCCACTGCGTGCTCAGTCAAAGTTGAGAttcagtgaaattcacccccaagTGGGATTAGAGGTGAGGCCATGAAACCAAGATAAGGCCACAAGGAT
This genomic interval from Malaclemys terrapin pileata isolate rMalTer1 chromosome 9, rMalTer1.hap1, whole genome shotgun sequence contains the following:
- the LOC128843269 gene encoding uncharacterized protein LOC128843269; protein product: MGRPRKNPDSTASPRQAATVPKVTPAAPRSSASSTQAKTTPTASRPTSTQAAGSSGTSRAQTDKPTSSTTARRAGQSSSQSRATAAHGSDQGDTKISYRVTAKNLTVTSGGKPCSTTPKVPAGADPCLGGSQSSRSRANTTDQGKASKFPSLLTREDVVKVERETRGQRDNPKWYEWRKNRITASVAPRIANSKFVNGRSSEVPQSYLKAVVSSGSKMQTPAMSWGIRNEKKAVQAYEQLQSRRTGRPVKVEECGLFIHPGKEWLAASPDGIVREADTGKLLGLLEVKCPYKHRDKTVKEACKDTAFCLEVDGELYSLKRNHPYYTQVQCQLATTGFDRADFVVHTNKDTVIASVDFDAGFWERTEPKLEKFYIEAVIPHLEEKRGNSVWVKEE